A genomic stretch from Cloacibacterium caeni includes:
- the pglX gene encoding BREX-1 system adenine-specific DNA-methyltransferase PglX: MNTNKIKSFAKQARMQLYKGVTNQLLFWGFDDKGNVKAEPEAIPGGFTFRGNIYNDVSTVPKWKKLKEKIQKSKESIKDVTEEAAYTWFNRLAAIKILEENKFIDPVLCCQEGSLVPLILQQAKAGQHTVTNAAQKANLQEALLQNDDEKAFAILITNYCNTHPLLREVFGHLDDYTEILVPNDLLTVDGFVAMLNDEANIAPEDFAEVELIGWLYQFYIADRKDEVFKGFKANKKARAEDIPAATQIFTPKWIVNYMVENTVGKIYLDYEEDSDLKNQMKYLVQNEADGKSQLIGDITQLTLIDPACGSGHILVTGFEWLYKMYREQGYGAKQAVESILKNNLYGLDLDDRAMQLSRFAVLLKAAQQLEAAATGEGKVLLTNTLEVLPHVYAFPEEHGFVTEEIAQFSQNQYVKEIYQAVDLLRQGKNIGSALQLSLPEEAIAVVKKQYADWQTQYKAGTLDIEQQSIWAHLKPYIEVILVLTQQYAAVVANPPYMGQKSMNGELKNYLDKNYPRSKSDLFAVFMEKMMDMVKDNARMGCITMESWMFLSSYEKLRTHIIDKYSIVGLGHFGWHILGIAFGTAMLILERSKKVKIGEYSYLTIDDVDRIPNVPYVFPKKDNGRFARIPQSNFEKIPGSPIAFWVSERVMEIFLKKSFLGDITDLKQGMASGDNERFVREWFEPSIKDIEFNSKDLSSVESSKKKYSTYVKGGYFRKWYGNLSNTIKFDKENFEALSNLGNRLPSRQYYFKQAGTWSLISSGSYGCRYMPEGNIFDVSSHCIFDNEENELKQFIAFLNSKISKNFLLLLNPTLNFSSGVVSLLPFIRNNNKFLIEKKCDYSINISKTDWDSRETSWDFEQNPLLAQQQTSLSLAYQTWQEKVSQDFFQLHSNEEELNRIFIDIYGLQEELTPEVALKDITILQDELKAEDLAALEPAFRAGENVVLPIQKDVVISQLLSYLVGCMLGRYRLDKKGLHIAHPDATEEELATYEVSDAALPFPFTIDEDAILPLMGAACAFPDDAVKRIEDLLHRIYGDQSHIQNLNFIDDALGMKLDKWMTEKFWPYHISGTQYKKKPIYWLFSSNPKKPQNAAFRVLVYMHRMDGYTVQKIMRNYLHPHQEYLRNQYEALKENEANLSKPELKIFENLQKQMIELKEYNEVLKQLADLQITFDLDDGVTVNYAKFTGAVAVI; this comes from the coding sequence ATGAACACCAACAAAATAAAATCTTTCGCCAAACAGGCGAGAATGCAATTATACAAAGGCGTTACCAACCAGTTATTGTTTTGGGGATTTGATGATAAAGGCAACGTGAAAGCCGAACCAGAAGCCATACCCGGTGGTTTTACCTTCAGGGGAAATATTTATAACGATGTATCCACCGTTCCCAAATGGAAAAAACTGAAAGAAAAAATCCAAAAATCGAAAGAGTCTATAAAAGACGTTACCGAAGAAGCAGCGTACACTTGGTTCAACCGTTTGGCGGCAATTAAAATTTTAGAAGAAAATAAATTTATTGATCCAGTACTTTGTTGTCAAGAAGGAAGTTTGGTTCCACTGATTTTGCAACAGGCAAAAGCCGGGCAACACACCGTAACCAATGCAGCACAAAAAGCAAACCTACAAGAAGCACTATTGCAAAATGATGACGAAAAAGCATTTGCCATTCTCATCACCAATTATTGCAACACGCACCCGTTATTGAGAGAAGTTTTTGGGCATCTGGATGATTATACCGAAATCTTAGTACCCAATGATTTGCTTACTGTAGATGGTTTTGTTGCGATGCTGAACGATGAAGCCAATATCGCTCCCGAAGATTTTGCCGAAGTAGAACTCATCGGTTGGCTCTACCAGTTTTATATTGCCGACCGTAAAGACGAAGTTTTCAAAGGATTTAAAGCCAACAAAAAAGCAAGAGCAGAAGATATTCCTGCTGCTACACAGATTTTTACGCCCAAATGGATTGTAAACTATATGGTAGAAAATACCGTAGGAAAAATCTATCTGGATTACGAAGAAGATTCTGACCTAAAAAACCAAATGAAATATTTGGTGCAAAACGAAGCCGATGGCAAAAGCCAATTGATAGGCGATATTACCCAACTCACGCTGATAGACCCGGCTTGTGGATCGGGACATATTTTGGTCACGGGTTTTGAGTGGCTCTACAAAATGTACCGCGAACAAGGGTACGGTGCCAAACAAGCCGTAGAAAGCATTTTGAAAAACAATTTGTACGGATTGGATTTGGATGATCGTGCGATGCAATTGTCTCGTTTTGCAGTATTGTTGAAAGCAGCACAGCAATTGGAAGCGGCTGCAACTGGAGAAGGAAAAGTTTTGCTAACCAATACGTTGGAAGTGTTACCACACGTATATGCTTTTCCTGAAGAACACGGATTTGTAACCGAGGAAATTGCCCAATTTAGCCAAAACCAATATGTTAAAGAAATTTACCAAGCCGTAGATCTTTTACGACAAGGTAAAAACATAGGTTCTGCACTTCAGCTTTCTTTACCTGAAGAAGCCATTGCAGTGGTAAAAAAACAATATGCAGATTGGCAAACTCAATACAAAGCAGGAACATTGGATATTGAGCAACAATCTATTTGGGCACATCTAAAACCATACATAGAAGTTATTTTGGTATTAACCCAACAATATGCTGCTGTAGTTGCCAACCCGCCATATATGGGACAAAAATCGATGAATGGCGAATTGAAGAATTATCTTGATAAAAATTATCCAAGATCCAAATCTGATTTATTTGCAGTATTTATGGAGAAAATGATGGATATGGTGAAAGATAATGCAAGAATGGGCTGTATAACTATGGAGTCTTGGATGTTTCTTTCTTCTTATGAAAAGCTAAGAACTCATATTATTGATAAATATTCGATAGTAGGATTAGGACATTTTGGATGGCATATTTTAGGGATTGCTTTTGGAACAGCCATGTTAATTTTAGAAAGAAGTAAAAAAGTAAAGATTGGTGAATATTCTTACCTGACAATTGATGATGTTGATAGAATCCCTAATGTTCCTTATGTATTCCCAAAGAAAGATAATGGAAGATTTGCTAGAATTCCCCAATCCAATTTTGAAAAAATACCAGGAAGCCCAATTGCGTTTTGGGTGAGTGAGAGGGTGATGGAGATTTTTCTTAAAAAATCATTTTTAGGAGATATAACTGATTTAAAGCAAGGAATGGCTAGCGGTGATAACGAGAGATTTGTTAGGGAATGGTTTGAGCCTTCTATTAAAGATATTGAATTTAATTCAAAAGATTTATCTTCTGTAGAATCTTCTAAAAAGAAATATTCAACTTATGTTAAAGGTGGTTATTTTAGAAAATGGTATGGAAATTTAAGCAATACTATAAAATTTGATAAAGAAAATTTTGAAGCATTATCAAACTTAGGTAATAGATTGCCATCGAGACAATATTATTTTAAGCAAGCAGGTACTTGGTCATTAATAAGTTCAGGTTCATATGGTTGTCGATATATGCCTGAAGGTAATATTTTTGATGTAAGTTCACATTGTATTTTTGATAACGAGGAAAACGAGTTAAAACAATTTATTGCATTTTTAAATTCAAAAATTTCAAAAAACTTTTTATTATTACTAAATCCAACTTTAAATTTTAGTAGTGGAGTAGTTTCTTTGTTGCCTTTTATAAGAAATAACAATAAATTTTTAATTGAAAAAAAATGTGATTACTCCATTAATATCTCCAAAACCGACTGGGATTCCCGAGAAACGTCTTGGGATTTTGAGCAGAATCCTTTGTTGGCACAGCAACAGACATCGCTGTCATTGGCATATCAAACTTGGCAAGAAAAGGTAAGTCAAGATTTTTTCCAACTGCACAGCAACGAAGAAGAACTCAACCGTATTTTTATAGATATTTACGGTTTGCAGGAAGAGCTTACGCCAGAAGTTGCTCTTAAAGATATTACCATTCTGCAAGATGAGCTAAAAGCAGAGGATCTTGCCGCTTTAGAACCAGCTTTCAGAGCGGGAGAAAATGTGGTGTTGCCTATTCAGAAAGATGTGGTTATTAGTCAGTTGCTGTCGTATTTGGTAGGTTGTATGCTTGGGCGTTACCGTTTAGACAAAAAAGGCTTACACATTGCCCATCCCGATGCAACCGAAGAAGAATTGGCAACCTATGAAGTTTCAGATGCCGCATTGCCTTTCCCTTTTACGATAGATGAAGATGCTATTTTACCGTTAATGGGAGCTGCTTGTGCTTTCCCGGATGATGCCGTAAAAAGGATAGAAGATTTACTGCACCGCATTTACGGAGACCAAAGCCACATCCAAAACCTCAATTTTATAGACGATGCACTGGGAATGAAGCTGGATAAATGGATGACCGAGAAATTCTGGCCTTACCATATTTCTGGCACGCAATACAAGAAAAAACCGATCTATTGGTTGTTTTCTTCCAATCCTAAAAAACCACAAAACGCAGCCTTCCGCGTGTTGGTGTATATGCACCGTATGGATGGCTACACCGTACAAAAGATAATGCGAAACTATCTGCATCCGCATCAGGAATACCTTCGCAATCAATACGAAGCTTTGAAGGAAAACGAAGCCAATCTCTCCAAACCAGAACTCAAAATCTTTGAAAACCTTCAAAAACAAATGATAGAGCTCAAAGAGTATAATGAAGTTTTAAAGCAATTGGCAGATCTGCAAATCACTTTTGATTTAGATGATGGGGTAACGGTAAACTATGCCAAGTTTACGGGAGCTGTGGCAGTGATTTAG
- a CDS encoding helix-turn-helix transcriptional regulator, translating to MNDISNINLYSDKAVLQNIGNFIQQIRIQQERTQQDLAKDAAISRSTLSLIERGENISLLNLIKILRILDALYVLKNFQLPEEISPLQLAKGENKPRQRASSRNNNKDKEDLGW from the coding sequence ATGAATGATATTTCAAACATTAATTTGTATTCTGATAAAGCGGTATTGCAAAATATCGGAAACTTTATACAGCAAATACGCATTCAGCAGGAACGAACCCAGCAAGATTTGGCAAAAGATGCCGCCATCAGTCGTTCTACATTGAGTTTAATCGAACGTGGTGAAAATATTTCTCTACTGAATTTAATTAAAATTCTTCGAATTTTGGATGCTCTGTATGTTTTAAAAAACTTTCAGTTGCCAGAAGAAATAAGCCCATTACAATTGGCAAAAGGAGAAAATAAGCCGAGACAACGTGCTTCTAGTCGTAACAATAATAAAGATAAAGAAGATTTGGGATGGTAA
- a CDS encoding type II toxin-antitoxin system HipA family toxin, whose translation MVTTAFVNIWGKRVGAIAWNPDTELASFEYDLKFPLEKWALAPLKMPNSGRIYTFPELRDNETFKGLPGLLADALPDRYGKDLINAWLARQGRPDNSLNPVELLCFIGKRGMGALEFEPVISKESSSYDVELSDLIEVTKALLEKKEDIQIQTSGKMEDVMMDILKMGTSAGGARPKAIIAYNEKTGQIRSGQTLADEGFEHWLIKFDEISDVQFGASKGYGKIEMAYYKMATDFGIDMMESRLIEENGRVHFMTKRFDRKDGDKVHSQTLCAIQHYDYANITSYSYEQVFQTMRQLKLTYAEAEQMYKRMIFNIIARNCDDHTKNFAFLMDKTGKWKLSPAYDICFAYRPGSVWVSQHNLSINGKRKDFTRKDLLEIAEQNSIRFPEKIINDCIALVKKWRQYAATYKVDTEKMTAIDNVLIKELK comes from the coding sequence ATGGTAACTACAGCATTTGTAAATATTTGGGGAAAACGGGTAGGAGCAATAGCTTGGAATCCAGATACAGAATTAGCAAGTTTTGAATATGATCTTAAATTTCCCTTAGAAAAGTGGGCTTTAGCTCCTTTGAAAATGCCAAACAGCGGTAGAATTTATACTTTTCCTGAGTTAAGAGATAATGAAACGTTCAAAGGCTTGCCCGGATTATTGGCAGATGCACTTCCTGATCGTTACGGTAAAGATTTAATTAATGCTTGGCTCGCAAGACAAGGCCGACCAGACAATTCCTTAAATCCTGTAGAGCTGCTTTGTTTTATAGGAAAACGAGGGATGGGAGCATTGGAGTTTGAACCCGTTATTTCTAAAGAATCCAGTTCTTATGATGTAGAATTAAGCGATTTGATAGAAGTTACTAAGGCGCTTTTAGAAAAAAAAGAAGATATTCAAATTCAAACTTCAGGCAAGATGGAAGATGTGATGATGGATATTTTGAAAATGGGAACTTCAGCTGGTGGAGCCCGACCGAAAGCGATTATCGCATACAACGAAAAAACTGGCCAGATAAGATCTGGACAAACTTTAGCCGATGAAGGATTTGAACATTGGTTGATTAAATTTGATGAAATAAGCGACGTACAGTTTGGTGCTTCTAAAGGATATGGAAAAATAGAAATGGCGTATTATAAAATGGCTACAGATTTCGGCATTGATATGATGGAATCTCGTTTAATTGAAGAAAATGGTAGGGTGCATTTTATGACCAAGCGTTTTGATCGTAAAGATGGAGATAAAGTACATTCGCAAACGCTTTGTGCTATTCAACATTATGATTATGCCAATATTACATCCTACAGTTACGAACAAGTTTTCCAAACAATGCGTCAGCTAAAACTTACTTATGCAGAGGCTGAGCAAATGTACAAAAGAATGATTTTTAATATAATTGCCAGAAACTGCGACGATCATACCAAAAATTTCGCTTTTCTTATGGATAAAACAGGAAAATGGAAACTCTCTCCAGCCTACGATATTTGTTTCGCCTATCGTCCGGGAAGTGTTTGGGTAAGCCAACATAATCTGAGCATCAACGGGAAAAGAAAAGATTTTACTCGTAAAGATTTATTGGAAATTGCAGAACAAAATTCTATTAGATTTCCTGAAAAAATAATTAATGACTGCATTGCTTTAGTGAAAAAGTGGCGTCAATATGCAGCCACTTACAAAGTAGATACAGAAAAGATGACCGCTATAGATAACGTTTTAATAAAAGAATTAAAATGA
- the pglZ gene encoding BREX-1 system phosphatase PglZ type A, with protein sequence MIVEKIKQKFTEIDYPILFFFDADKEYEEELMSYDQSDFKIVTVNRNFFAVKHAVEFKEKEDKILLYHLSEEPKEKEYINYPLTDLLLAGNILAMDEISDLLQQYKIPLQQRENVSKVKKWIKAKKNQSKILPALTNNPFEIGKLYTAVVSIILDEKKTGNIAFNLIRIFEILQEGQTAWEKKQQVLVNAGLDETVKLNIAQLLSIEVEDLRFETLKNLWLQLKYNMLTAPIAEAEPMDLYKTLKIKDDTAKIKITNFFKDWQDDKNKSLHFEAIFDELGASINEEKIYEWYGSAQEYGIRTKKSVQSLLSNSLNEILSNPSEVVSQYASFNNNLEQYEGYEQKVRFIFNTARFFEMIRRYSDFVFNKPQEYIHRYEKELYKLDGFYRLAFTAYQQFSEEMLPDYETVFAELNKTYDQYLIDLNNPWVKSLDEIGFDFGKLTTAKQFNFHQDFVEPITNKKVVIISDAFRYELGIELMNELLVESDNNITCSAMLASIPTYTNLGMSNLLPNQKIEAIVIDDAIDYSIAGIKTVSTNREQILKLKERNSGVIDYATFSKFTTEEGRTYLRDKQTVYVYHNWMDAIGDKQGSEYYTFESAEQCITQLKLLIRKLYGSFNVYNVLVTADHGFLFNYKKISEATSQQLPSLKNTLKDHTRFCLTTDTNKFEDTYQFPLSATTNIVSEVQVVLPKAINRFKKKGNIGKQFVHGGSALQEVIVPVLQLYRNRRNLAKKVNFKRIDSVKSVSTSVFKLNFLQLEPIGNNHKSRVLRIAIYDIDGTIISNIEEVTLNLTSELPVERSFEVRMELSSKGSKMKIGYVKVYDKEDKLNPLSNDLLKINLLEEIDNFD encoded by the coding sequence ATGATTGTAGAAAAAATAAAACAAAAATTTACGGAGATTGATTATCCCATTTTGTTCTTCTTTGATGCAGATAAAGAATACGAGGAAGAATTGATGAGCTACGATCAATCCGATTTTAAAATAGTAACTGTAAATCGTAATTTTTTTGCGGTAAAACACGCGGTAGAGTTTAAAGAAAAAGAAGATAAGATATTGTTGTACCACCTTTCTGAAGAACCAAAAGAGAAAGAATATATAAATTATCCGCTCACCGATTTATTATTGGCAGGGAACATTCTGGCAATGGACGAAATCTCGGACTTGCTGCAACAATACAAAATACCGCTTCAGCAAAGAGAGAATGTAAGCAAGGTGAAAAAATGGATAAAAGCGAAGAAAAACCAGTCGAAAATATTACCTGCTCTAACCAACAATCCTTTTGAAATTGGCAAATTATATACCGCTGTTGTTTCTATTATTTTAGATGAAAAGAAAACAGGCAATATCGCTTTTAACCTGATTCGTATTTTTGAAATTTTACAAGAAGGACAAACGGCTTGGGAAAAGAAGCAACAGGTATTGGTAAATGCAGGATTAGACGAAACAGTAAAACTAAACATAGCACAACTGTTAAGTATAGAGGTAGAAGACCTTCGTTTCGAAACCCTGAAAAATCTTTGGTTGCAATTGAAATATAATATGCTTACTGCTCCCATTGCCGAAGCAGAACCAATGGATCTGTATAAAACATTAAAAATAAAAGACGACACTGCGAAAATAAAAATCACCAATTTTTTTAAAGATTGGCAAGATGATAAAAACAAATCCCTGCATTTTGAAGCCATTTTCGATGAATTAGGAGCAAGCATTAACGAAGAAAAAATATACGAATGGTACGGTTCTGCACAAGAATACGGTATCCGAACAAAGAAAAGCGTGCAGTCATTATTGAGTAATTCGCTGAACGAAATTTTGAGCAATCCTTCAGAAGTAGTATCGCAGTACGCTTCTTTTAACAATAATTTAGAACAATATGAAGGCTATGAACAAAAAGTACGTTTTATATTCAATACCGCTCGGTTTTTTGAAATGATTCGCCGGTATTCCGACTTTGTTTTTAATAAACCTCAAGAATATATCCATCGCTACGAAAAGGAATTGTATAAATTGGATGGGTTTTACAGATTGGCATTTACAGCGTATCAACAATTTTCGGAAGAAATGTTACCCGATTATGAAACCGTATTTGCAGAACTCAATAAAACCTACGATCAGTATTTAATTGATCTCAATAATCCTTGGGTAAAAAGTTTAGATGAAATTGGTTTTGATTTTGGAAAATTAACGACCGCTAAACAATTCAATTTTCATCAAGATTTTGTTGAACCCATTACCAACAAAAAGGTGGTGATCATTTCCGATGCCTTTCGCTACGAATTAGGCATAGAATTGATGAACGAATTGTTGGTAGAATCCGATAACAACATCACCTGTTCGGCAATGTTGGCTTCTATTCCTACGTACACCAATTTGGGAATGAGCAACCTGTTGCCCAACCAAAAAATTGAAGCCATCGTTATCGACGATGCAATAGACTATAGCATTGCAGGAATCAAAACCGTGAGTACCAATCGGGAACAAATTTTAAAACTGAAAGAAAGAAATTCTGGCGTAATAGATTATGCTACGTTTTCAAAATTCACAACAGAAGAAGGAAGAACGTATCTCAGAGATAAACAAACGGTATATGTTTACCATAATTGGATGGATGCAATTGGCGACAAGCAAGGCTCAGAATATTACACTTTTGAGTCGGCAGAACAATGCATCACTCAGTTAAAATTATTGATCAGAAAATTATACGGAAGCTTCAATGTTTATAATGTATTGGTTACTGCGGATCATGGCTTTTTATTCAATTATAAAAAGATTTCGGAGGCTACATCACAGCAATTACCTAGTTTGAAGAATACATTGAAAGATCATACCCGATTTTGCCTTACTACAGATACAAACAAATTTGAAGACACATATCAATTTCCGCTATCTGCTACTACCAATATAGTTTCGGAGGTACAGGTAGTTCTTCCAAAAGCTATCAACAGATTTAAGAAAAAAGGAAATATAGGAAAGCAATTTGTACACGGTGGAAGTGCTTTACAGGAAGTAATTGTACCTGTTCTTCAATTGTACAGAAACCGTAGAAATTTGGCAAAAAAAGTGAATTTCAAAAGAATAGATTCCGTAAAATCAGTTTCTACAAGTGTTTTTAAGTTAAATTTCTTGCAGCTAGAACCGATTGGCAATAACCATAAATCCAGAGTTTTACGAATAGCCATATATGATATTGATGGTACTATTATTTCAAACATAGAAGAAGTTACTTTGAATTTAACCAGTGAATTGCCTGTAGAAAGAAGTTTTGAAGTAAGAATGGAGTTGAGCTCAAAAGGCTCAAAAATGAAAATAGGATACGTGAAAGTGTATGATAAAGAAGATAAATTGAATCCCTTATCAAATGATTTACTCAAAATCAATTTACTAGAAGAAATAGATAATTTTGATTAA
- the brxL gene encoding BREX system Lon protease-like protein BrxL — MKALDQKIISHFEGKVVRKDLTKFLKGNAVVPSYVLEYLLGQHCSTNDEEIIGIGIEKVKGILSNHFVHRDEAEVVKSKIREKGNHRIIDKISVKLNDKEDRYEARFSNLGLNNIPINDAVVKANPKLLSEGVWSLINMAYMAVEEKNTLPWIIESVKPIQIANVDIEEYKTQRSYFTTDEWMDLLMQSIGLNPEEFSTRSKFIQLSRLIPFTENNYNLIELGPKGTGKSHIFSELSPHGILISGGEISKAKLFVNNSNGAIGLVGYWDVIAYDEFAGKTKKVDRGLVDIMKNYMANKSFSRGTDVYQAEASMVFVGNTDHSVPYMMKHSHLFDALPKDYHDTAFLDRIHAYIPGWEVSKLRNELFTDNFGFIVDYIAEVLKSLRKEDHSKLYQQYFTLSNSITTRDKTAIEKTFSGLVKIIFPDLAMTKEDVKTILDFAIECRKRVKDQLLKMDETFKDDPVYFLYTDEVNQKFEVQTLEEIEYGETKTEAIADQSASENPTTEKNIEIQSNKEINEKPKSLTSFSKHIRENQTNISYERLFGHFLESATDFLIQDPYIRLPHQFKNFMELCSLIYKKNQDAESIKIKLVTWNDTEYQETSIANFEEIKDSLSEMNIEFEYEFKESAHDRYIHTNIGWKILLGRGLDMWQKSTRRYDIAEYLQEKRKCKEFDVVVIAE; from the coding sequence ATGAAAGCATTAGACCAAAAAATAATCTCCCATTTTGAAGGTAAAGTAGTAAGAAAAGACCTTACAAAATTTCTGAAAGGTAACGCAGTTGTACCTTCTTATGTGCTGGAATATCTTTTAGGGCAACACTGTTCTACCAACGATGAAGAAATCATCGGTATTGGCATCGAAAAAGTTAAGGGAATTTTGAGCAATCATTTCGTACATCGTGATGAGGCAGAAGTTGTCAAATCTAAAATAAGGGAGAAAGGAAATCATAGAATTATTGATAAAATTTCAGTAAAGCTAAATGATAAGGAAGATCGCTACGAAGCACGTTTTAGTAATTTGGGTTTGAATAACATTCCCATCAATGATGCTGTTGTAAAAGCCAATCCAAAGTTACTTTCCGAAGGTGTTTGGTCGCTCATTAATATGGCATATATGGCAGTGGAAGAAAAAAACACTTTGCCTTGGATCATAGAAAGCGTAAAGCCCATTCAGATTGCCAATGTTGATATTGAGGAATACAAAACCCAACGTTCCTATTTTACCACAGATGAATGGATGGATTTATTGATGCAATCTATTGGGTTAAATCCAGAAGAATTTTCAACAAGATCCAAGTTTATTCAGCTATCCAGATTGATTCCGTTTACAGAAAACAATTATAATTTAATAGAACTGGGTCCGAAAGGAACAGGGAAATCACATATTTTTTCTGAGCTTTCTCCACACGGAATCTTAATTTCTGGAGGAGAAATTTCCAAAGCAAAATTGTTTGTGAATAATTCAAACGGAGCTATTGGTTTGGTAGGTTATTGGGACGTAATCGCTTACGATGAATTTGCAGGAAAAACCAAGAAAGTAGATAGAGGTTTGGTGGATATTATGAAAAACTATATGGCAAACAAATCTTTTTCCCGAGGTACAGATGTTTATCAGGCAGAAGCGTCAATGGTTTTTGTAGGCAATACAGATCATTCGGTACCGTATATGATGAAGCACAGTCATTTGTTTGATGCGTTGCCAAAAGACTATCACGATACGGCTTTTCTGGATCGTATTCACGCTTATATTCCAGGTTGGGAAGTTTCAAAATTACGAAATGAGCTCTTTACGGATAACTTTGGATTTATTGTAGATTATATAGCGGAAGTTCTAAAATCTCTAAGAAAAGAAGATCATAGTAAATTGTATCAGCAATATTTCACCTTATCCAATTCCATTACAACTAGAGATAAAACAGCGATTGAGAAGACATTTTCAGGCTTGGTGAAAATTATTTTTCCAGATTTAGCAATGACCAAAGAAGACGTGAAAACAATTCTTGATTTTGCAATTGAGTGTCGCAAACGTGTGAAAGATCAGTTGCTTAAAATGGATGAAACTTTTAAAGATGATCCTGTATATTTTTTATATACAGATGAGGTCAATCAAAAATTTGAAGTGCAAACGTTAGAAGAAATCGAATACGGCGAAACAAAAACAGAAGCAATTGCTGACCAATCAGCATCTGAAAATCCAACCACTGAAAAAAACATTGAAATACAATCAAATAAAGAAATTAATGAGAAACCAAAATCATTGACGAGTTTCTCAAAGCATATTCGAGAAAACCAAACGAATATTTCTTACGAAAGATTGTTTGGTCATTTTTTAGAAAGTGCAACCGATTTTTTGATCCAAGATCCGTACATCAGATTGCCACATCAATTTAAAAACTTTATGGAATTGTGCTCTCTTATTTACAAAAAGAATCAAGATGCCGAAAGTATTAAAATTAAACTTGTTACGTGGAATGACACTGAATATCAAGAAACATCAATAGCAAACTTTGAAGAAATAAAAGATTCTTTATCCGAAATGAATATAGAATTTGAATATGAATTCAAAGAATCTGCTCACGACCGCTATATCCATACCAACATTGGCTGGAAAATACTTCTTGGCAGAGGCTTAGATATGTGGCAAAAAAGCACAAGAAGATACGACATTGCAGAATATCTTCAAGAAAAGAGAAAATGTAAGGAGTTTGATGTGGTAGTGATAGCAGAGTAA
- a CDS encoding helix-turn-helix transcriptional regulator, with product MAKNEQMLRLVLIEQLLRRRKERGASYEEISDFLEDKFQEKGLTLKFTERTFQRDKVAIADVFGIQISFSRKRNVHFIEQEELELSQESVFDQLLLVQAYRETQDKTDVMFFEPRRARGFEYLNGIVHAITQKKVITFSYQKFWENEKSSKVVTPYALKEFKNRWYLLAADYKSKDGSFFLKTFGLDRISDLDITTASFTREEINIEETYKNSFGIISADGALPQEILLKFDNEQANYVKALPLHHSQTIISEDENETVFKVFVVPTYDFQREILSYGKRVQILAPESFKKEMKEEVEIMLKNFL from the coding sequence ATGGCCAAAAATGAACAAATGCTTCGCTTAGTTTTAATAGAACAATTATTAAGAAGAAGAAAAGAAAGAGGCGCATCTTACGAAGAAATTTCTGATTTTTTAGAAGATAAATTTCAAGAAAAAGGTCTCACGCTTAAATTTACAGAACGCACTTTTCAGCGAGACAAAGTTGCCATTGCAGATGTTTTTGGGATACAGATTTCATTTTCTAGAAAGCGAAATGTACATTTCATAGAGCAAGAAGAACTAGAACTTTCTCAGGAAAGTGTTTTTGACCAATTGCTTTTGGTACAAGCCTATCGTGAAACTCAAGATAAAACAGACGTCATGTTCTTCGAGCCAAGAAGAGCCAGAGGTTTTGAATATTTAAACGGAATTGTGCATGCCATTACTCAGAAAAAAGTCATCACCTTCAGTTACCAAAAATTTTGGGAAAACGAAAAATCTTCCAAAGTAGTAACGCCTTATGCGTTGAAAGAATTTAAAAACAGATGGTATCTTTTGGCTGCAGATTACAAATCAAAAGATGGTTCTTTTTTCTTGAAAACCTTTGGTTTAGACCGTATTTCTGACCTAGATATTACCACAGCAAGTTTTACAAGAGAAGAAATTAATATAGAAGAAACGTACAAAAATTCTTTCGGTATCATCAGTGCAGACGGAGCTTTGCCTCAAGAAATTCTATTGAAGTTTGATAATGAACAAGCCAATTATGTAAAAGCTTTGCCACTGCATCATTCACAAACCATCATTTCTGAAGATGAAAACGAGACGGTTTTTAAAGTTTTTGTAGTACCTACTTATGATTTCCAAAGAGAAATTCTCTCTTACGGAAAACGGGTGCAAATTCTGGCTCCAGAATCTTTCAAAAAGGAAATGAAAGAAGAAGTAGAAATCATGCTCAAGAATTTTTTGTAA